In Dama dama isolate Ldn47 chromosome 9, ASM3311817v1, whole genome shotgun sequence, the following proteins share a genomic window:
- the HNRNPAB gene encoding heterogeneous nuclear ribonucleoprotein A/B isoform X1, translating into MSEAGEEQPMETTGATENGHEAAPEGESPAGTGTGVAAGAGGGSAAPQAGNQNGAEGDQINASKNEEDAGKMFVGGLSWDTSKKDLKDYFTKFGEVVDCTIKMDPNTGRSRGFGFILFKDAASVEKVLDQKEHRLDGRVIDPKKAMAMKKDPVKKIFVGGLNPEATEEKIREYFGEFGEIEAIELPMDPKSNKRRGFVFITFKEEEPVKKVLEKKFHTISGSKCEIKVAQPKEVYQQQQYGSGGRGNRNRGNRGSGGGGGSGGQSQSWNQGYGSYWNQGYGYQQGYGPGYGGYDYSPYGYYGYGPGYDYSQGSTNYGKSQRRGGHQNNYKPY; encoded by the exons ATGTCGGAAGCGGGTGAAGAGCAGCCCATGGAGACGACGGGAGCCACCGAGAACGGACATGAGGCTGCCCCCGAAGGCGAGTCGCCGGCCGGGACTGGTACCGGCGTTGCGGCGGGGGCTGGAGGCGGGAGCGCGGCGCCCCAGGCCGGCAACCAGAACGGCGCCGAGGGCGACCAGATCAACGCCAGCAAGAATGAGGAGGACGCGGG AAAAATGTTCGTTGGTGGCCTGAGCTGGGATACCAGCAAAAAGGATCTAAAAGATTATTTTACCAAATTTGGAGAGGTCGTTGACTGTACAATAAAAATGGATCCCAACACTGGCCGGTCAAGAGGGTTTGGATTTATCCTCTTCAAAGATGCAGCCAGTGTGGAGAAG GTTCTAGACCAGAAGGAGCACAGGCTGGATGGCCGTGTCATTGACCCCAAAAAAGCCATGGCCATGAAGAAAGACCCAGTAAAGAAAATTTTTGTAGGGGGTCTAAATCCTGAAGCCACTGAGGAGAAGATAAGGGAGTACTTTGGCGAGTTTGGGGAG ATTGAAGCCATTGAGCTTCCAATGGATCCAAAGTCGAACAAAAGACGAGGCTTTGTTTTCATCACCTTTAAAGAAGAAGAACCTGTGAAGAAAGTGCTGGAGAAAAAGTTCCACACTATCAGTGGAAGTAAG TGTGAAATCAAGGTGGCTCAGCCCAAAGAGGTTTATCAACAGCAGCAGTATGGCTCTGGGGGCCGTGGGAATCGCAATCGAGGGAACCGAGGCAGTGGTGGCGGTGGCGGAAGTGGAG GTCAGAGTCAGAGTTGGAATCAGGGCTACGGCAGCTACTGGAACCAGGGCTACGGCTACCAGCAGGGCTACGGGCCCGGCTATGGCGGCTACGACTACTCGCCCTATGGCTATTACGGCTACGGCCCCGGCTACGACTACA GTCAGGGTAGTACAAATTACGGGAAGAGCCAGCGACGCGGTGGCCATCAGAATAACTACAAGCCATACTGA
- the HNRNPAB gene encoding heterogeneous nuclear ribonucleoprotein A/B isoform X2 produces the protein MSEAGEEQPMETTGATENGHEAAPEGESPAGTGTGVAAGAGGGSAAPQAGNQNGAEGDQINASKNEEDAGKMFVGGLSWDTSKKDLKDYFTKFGEVVDCTIKMDPNTGRSRGFGFILFKDAASVEKVLDQKEHRLDGRVIDPKKAMAMKKDPVKKIFVGGLNPEATEEKIREYFGEFGEIEAIELPMDPKSNKRRGFVFITFKEEEPVKKVLEKKFHTISGSKCEIKVAQPKEVYQQQQYGSGGRGNRNRGNRGSGGGGGSGGQGSTNYGKSQRRGGHQNNYKPY, from the exons ATGTCGGAAGCGGGTGAAGAGCAGCCCATGGAGACGACGGGAGCCACCGAGAACGGACATGAGGCTGCCCCCGAAGGCGAGTCGCCGGCCGGGACTGGTACCGGCGTTGCGGCGGGGGCTGGAGGCGGGAGCGCGGCGCCCCAGGCCGGCAACCAGAACGGCGCCGAGGGCGACCAGATCAACGCCAGCAAGAATGAGGAGGACGCGGG AAAAATGTTCGTTGGTGGCCTGAGCTGGGATACCAGCAAAAAGGATCTAAAAGATTATTTTACCAAATTTGGAGAGGTCGTTGACTGTACAATAAAAATGGATCCCAACACTGGCCGGTCAAGAGGGTTTGGATTTATCCTCTTCAAAGATGCAGCCAGTGTGGAGAAG GTTCTAGACCAGAAGGAGCACAGGCTGGATGGCCGTGTCATTGACCCCAAAAAAGCCATGGCCATGAAGAAAGACCCAGTAAAGAAAATTTTTGTAGGGGGTCTAAATCCTGAAGCCACTGAGGAGAAGATAAGGGAGTACTTTGGCGAGTTTGGGGAG ATTGAAGCCATTGAGCTTCCAATGGATCCAAAGTCGAACAAAAGACGAGGCTTTGTTTTCATCACCTTTAAAGAAGAAGAACCTGTGAAGAAAGTGCTGGAGAAAAAGTTCCACACTATCAGTGGAAGTAAG TGTGAAATCAAGGTGGCTCAGCCCAAAGAGGTTTATCAACAGCAGCAGTATGGCTCTGGGGGCCGTGGGAATCGCAATCGAGGGAACCGAGGCAGTGGTGGCGGTGGCGGAAGTGGAG GTCAGGGTAGTACAAATTACGGGAAGAGCCAGCGACGCGGTGGCCATCAGAATAACTACAAGCCATACTGA